In the Diceros bicornis minor isolate mBicDic1 chromosome 22, mDicBic1.mat.cur, whole genome shotgun sequence genome, one interval contains:
- the AQP7 gene encoding aquaporin-7 isoform X2, translating into MVLGDQFGSFLGVNLGFGFGVTMGVHVGGNISGAHMNAALTFTNCALGRMSWKKFPVYVLGQFLGSFLAAATIYCLFYTAIIDYSGGYLTVTGPTATASIFATYLPDHMTLWRGFLDEVSGPGRVPVLKPGPPQEGASRQLLTRESTRTLEGDCTTTCLCQWVWAGGTAEALWLGLGPGVAVTASALQVLVTGLLQLCLFAITDKGNNPALQGTQAVVIGILVVIIGVSLGMNTGYAINPSRDLPPRFFSFLAGWGTQVFRRGDRDSPNSRRSHPQDVGSDWRKGR; encoded by the exons ATGGTTCTAGGAGATCAATTCGGGAGCTTCCTTGGTGTCAACCTGGGTTTTGGCTTCGGAGTCACCATGGGAGTGCACGTGGGAGGGAACATCTCTG GGGCCCACATGAATGCGGCCTTGACCTTCACCAACTGTGCACTAGGCCGCATGTCCTGGAAGAAGTTCCCTGTGTACGTGCTGGGTCAGTTCCTGGGGTCCTTCCTGGCTGCTGCCACCATCTACTGCCTCTTCTACA CAGCCATTATCGACTACTCGGGTGGATACCTGACGGTGACCGGTCCCACAGCCACCGCTAGCATTTTTGCCACCTACCTTCCTGACCACATGACATTGTGGAGGGGCTTCCTGGATGAGGTCAGTGGTCCAGGGCGGGTGCCTGTCCTCAAGCCCGGCCCCCCTCAGGAAGGGGCCAGCAGGCAGCTCCTCACGAGAGAGAGCACAAGAACTCTGGAGGGGGACTGTACCACGACATGTCTCTGCCAGTGGGTTTGGGCTGGGGGCACTGCTgaggccctgtggcttggcttGGGGCCCGGGGTGGCTGTCACAGCATCTGCTCTCCAGGTATTAGTGACGGGCTTGCTCCAGCTGTGTCTCTTCGCCATCACGGACAAGGGGAACAACCCAGCACTGCAGGGGACACAGGCCGTGGTGATCGGCATCCTCGTTGTCATCATTGGCGTGTCCCTGGGCATGAACACAGGCTATGCCATCAACCCGTCCCGGGACCTGCCTCCTCGCTTCTTCAGCTTCCTTGCCGGCTGGGGCACACAGGTCTTCAG GAGAGGAGACAGGGATTCGCCCAACAGCAGGAGGTCACATCCGCAAGACGTGGGCTCCGACTGGAGGAAGGGGCGGTGA
- the AQP7 gene encoding aquaporin-7 isoform X4, which yields MGSGCCFRSTRGSKMVSSPVMTRMQTFLQKEMVREFLAELLSTYVMMIFGLGSVAHMVLGDQFGSFLGVNLGFGFGVTMGVHVGGNISGAHMNAALTFTNCALGRMSWKKFPVYVLGQFLGSFLAAATIYCLFYTAIIDYSGGYLTVTGPTATASIFATYLPDHMTLWRGFLDEVLVTGLLQLCLFAITDKGNNPALQGTQAVVIGILVVIIGVSLGMNTGYAINPSRDLPPRFFSFLAGWGTQVFRARDWWWVPVVAPPLGAYLGGIIYLVFIGSTTPREPQMLENSPVYEDRRIPVLPKTTSYPPMTSSLTPVSVSPNSRPSVRPVPPLRDSIHLEQF from the exons ATGGGCTCGGGCTGCTGCTTCAGGTCCACCCGCGGCTCCAAAATGGTCTCGTCACCCGTGATGACAAGGATGCAAACCTTCCTGCAGAAGGAGATGGTGCGCGAGTTCCTGGCCGAGCTCCTGAGCACGTATGTCATGatg ATATTCGGCCTCGGCTCTGTGGCCCATATGGTTCTAGGAGATCAATTCGGGAGCTTCCTTGGTGTCAACCTGGGTTTTGGCTTCGGAGTCACCATGGGAGTGCACGTGGGAGGGAACATCTCTG GGGCCCACATGAATGCGGCCTTGACCTTCACCAACTGTGCACTAGGCCGCATGTCCTGGAAGAAGTTCCCTGTGTACGTGCTGGGTCAGTTCCTGGGGTCCTTCCTGGCTGCTGCCACCATCTACTGCCTCTTCTACA CAGCCATTATCGACTACTCGGGTGGATACCTGACGGTGACCGGTCCCACAGCCACCGCTAGCATTTTTGCCACCTACCTTCCTGACCACATGACATTGTGGAGGGGCTTCCTGGATGAG GTATTAGTGACGGGCTTGCTCCAGCTGTGTCTCTTCGCCATCACGGACAAGGGGAACAACCCAGCACTGCAGGGGACACAGGCCGTGGTGATCGGCATCCTCGTTGTCATCATTGGCGTGTCCCTGGGCATGAACACAGGCTATGCCATCAACCCGTCCCGGGACCTGCCTCCTCGCTTCTTCAGCTTCCTTGCCGGCTGGGGCACACAGGTCTTCAG GGCCAGGGACTGGTGGTGGGTGCCAGTGGTGGCGCCGCCTCTGGGTGCCTACTTAGGTGGCATCATCTACTTAGTCTTCATTGGCTCCACCACCCCACGGGAGCCCCAGATGTTGGAGAACTCCCCGGTGTATGAAGACCGCAGGATACCCGTGTTGCCCAAGACCACGTCTTACCCACCCATGACCTCTTCCCTCACCCCCGTCTCTGTGTCCCCCAACAGCCGACCTTCAGTCCGGCCTGTCCCACCCTTAAGGGACTCCATCCACCTAGAGCAATTCTAA
- the AQP7 gene encoding aquaporin-7 isoform X1, producing the protein MVLGDQFGSFLGVNLGFGFGVTMGVHVGGNISGAHMNAALTFTNCALGRMSWKKFPVYVLGQFLGSFLAAATIYCLFYTAIIDYSGGYLTVTGPTATASIFATYLPDHMTLWRGFLDEVSGPGRVPVLKPGPPQEGASRQLLTRESTRTLEGDCTTTCLCQWVWAGGTAEALWLGLGPGVAVTASALQVLVTGLLQLCLFAITDKGNNPALQGTQAVVIGILVVIIGVSLGMNTGYAINPSRDLPPRFFSFLAGWGTQVFRARDWWWVPVVAPPLGAYLGGIIYLVFIGSTTPREPQMLENSPVYEDRRIPVLPKTTSYPPMTSSLTPVSVSPNSRPSVRPVPPLRDSIHLEQF; encoded by the exons ATGGTTCTAGGAGATCAATTCGGGAGCTTCCTTGGTGTCAACCTGGGTTTTGGCTTCGGAGTCACCATGGGAGTGCACGTGGGAGGGAACATCTCTG GGGCCCACATGAATGCGGCCTTGACCTTCACCAACTGTGCACTAGGCCGCATGTCCTGGAAGAAGTTCCCTGTGTACGTGCTGGGTCAGTTCCTGGGGTCCTTCCTGGCTGCTGCCACCATCTACTGCCTCTTCTACA CAGCCATTATCGACTACTCGGGTGGATACCTGACGGTGACCGGTCCCACAGCCACCGCTAGCATTTTTGCCACCTACCTTCCTGACCACATGACATTGTGGAGGGGCTTCCTGGATGAGGTCAGTGGTCCAGGGCGGGTGCCTGTCCTCAAGCCCGGCCCCCCTCAGGAAGGGGCCAGCAGGCAGCTCCTCACGAGAGAGAGCACAAGAACTCTGGAGGGGGACTGTACCACGACATGTCTCTGCCAGTGGGTTTGGGCTGGGGGCACTGCTgaggccctgtggcttggcttGGGGCCCGGGGTGGCTGTCACAGCATCTGCTCTCCAGGTATTAGTGACGGGCTTGCTCCAGCTGTGTCTCTTCGCCATCACGGACAAGGGGAACAACCCAGCACTGCAGGGGACACAGGCCGTGGTGATCGGCATCCTCGTTGTCATCATTGGCGTGTCCCTGGGCATGAACACAGGCTATGCCATCAACCCGTCCCGGGACCTGCCTCCTCGCTTCTTCAGCTTCCTTGCCGGCTGGGGCACACAGGTCTTCAG GGCCAGGGACTGGTGGTGGGTGCCAGTGGTGGCGCCGCCTCTGGGTGCCTACTTAGGTGGCATCATCTACTTAGTCTTCATTGGCTCCACCACCCCACGGGAGCCCCAGATGTTGGAGAACTCCCCGGTGTATGAAGACCGCAGGATACCCGTGTTGCCCAAGACCACGTCTTACCCACCCATGACCTCTTCCCTCACCCCCGTCTCTGTGTCCCCCAACAGCCGACCTTCAGTCCGGCCTGTCCCACCCTTAAGGGACTCCATCCACCTAGAGCAATTCTAA
- the AQP7 gene encoding aquaporin-7 isoform X3 codes for MVLGDQFGSFLGVNLGFGFGVTMGVHVGGNISGAHMNAALTFTNCALGRMSWKKFPVYVLGQFLGSFLAAATIYCLFYTAIIDYSGGYLTVTGPTATASIFATYLPDHMTLWRGFLDEVLVTGLLQLCLFAITDKGNNPALQGTQAVVIGILVVIIGVSLGMNTGYAINPSRDLPPRFFSFLAGWGTQVFRWHHLLSLHWLHHPTGAPDVGELPGV; via the exons ATGGTTCTAGGAGATCAATTCGGGAGCTTCCTTGGTGTCAACCTGGGTTTTGGCTTCGGAGTCACCATGGGAGTGCACGTGGGAGGGAACATCTCTG GGGCCCACATGAATGCGGCCTTGACCTTCACCAACTGTGCACTAGGCCGCATGTCCTGGAAGAAGTTCCCTGTGTACGTGCTGGGTCAGTTCCTGGGGTCCTTCCTGGCTGCTGCCACCATCTACTGCCTCTTCTACA CAGCCATTATCGACTACTCGGGTGGATACCTGACGGTGACCGGTCCCACAGCCACCGCTAGCATTTTTGCCACCTACCTTCCTGACCACATGACATTGTGGAGGGGCTTCCTGGATGAG GTATTAGTGACGGGCTTGCTCCAGCTGTGTCTCTTCGCCATCACGGACAAGGGGAACAACCCAGCACTGCAGGGGACACAGGCCGTGGTGATCGGCATCCTCGTTGTCATCATTGGCGTGTCCCTGGGCATGAACACAGGCTATGCCATCAACCCGTCCCGGGACCTGCCTCCTCGCTTCTTCAGCTTCCTTGCCGGCTGGGGCACACAGGTCTTCAG GTGGCATCATCTACTTAGTCTTCATTGGCTCCACCACCCCACGGGAGCCCCAGATGTTGGAGAACTCCCCGGTGTATGA